A genomic window from Lycium barbarum isolate Lr01 chromosome 4, ASM1917538v2, whole genome shotgun sequence includes:
- the LOC132636239 gene encoding uncharacterized protein LOC132636239, translating to MGVAPPLGKIGIFPFVFQEPAKGNSKNRVAGTLETKPILSVTKDVTRSCLIEKVLPAIRSKWPLPHANAPIFFQQDNARPHLSVDDLEFNEAAKQDGFNIRLCFQPPNSLDMNVLDLRFFRAIQSLQYQRAPLTIDELIEAVEKSFDEMEVHRLNHVFLTLQSCMVEVMKDKGGNNYKIPHMNKERLEREGNLPIQVCCDVGVVNEAVALLQM from the coding sequence atgggtgtggctccgccactggggAAAATAGGAATCTTTCCTTTTGTTTTCCAGGAACCAGCTAAAGGGAATAGCAAAAACCGAGTGGCGGGAACTTTGGAAACAAAGCCTATTTTATCTGTCACTAAAGATGTCACTAGGAGTTGTTTAATTGAAAAGGTTCTTCCAGCGATTCGATCAAAATGGCCGCTTCCACATGCAAATGCTCCTATTTTTTTCCAACAAGATAACGCAAGACCTCATCTTAGCGTCGACGACTTAGAATTTAATGAAGCTGCCAAACAAGATGGTTTTAATATTAGGTTATGCTTTCAACCTCCTAATAGTCTGGATATGAATGTTTTGGACCTCAGATTCTTCAGAGCGATTCAATCCCTTCAGTATCAAAGGGCTCCTTTAACTATTGATGAGTTAATAGAAGCAGTTGAGAAATCTTTTGATGAGATGGAAGTTCATCGACTGAATCATGTGTTTCTCACTCTACAGTCTTGCATGGTCGAGGTGATGAAAGATAAAGGTGGGAACAACTACAAAATCCcacatatgaacaaggaaagattagAACGAGAAGGAAATCTTCCTATTCAAGTTTGTTGTGACGTTGGCGTAGTTAATGAAGCTGTAGCTCTACTTCAGATGTGA